Proteins from a genomic interval of Papaver somniferum cultivar HN1 chromosome 4, ASM357369v1, whole genome shotgun sequence:
- the LOC113276341 gene encoding two-component response regulator ARR5-like, with translation MTSVDMLSMHTDKLQSFKRFEHHQEEELHVLAVDDSNIDRKVIERLLKISSCKVTAVDSGKRALQLLGLDVDYNKTCSSSGALKVNMIITDYWMPGMTGYELLKKIKESSLFKEIPVVIMSSENVLPRINRCLEEGAEDFLVKPVQLSDVKRLKNHIIRDDYLHQQHQIMADIKDSAISNKRKLNDSSSDLIDIVPSSPVSTISSPVSTISSPSSTLSSPTSTISSISMASSTKSSMIESPSRRFRPTTDEILSLI, from the coding sequence ATGACAAGTGTTGATATGCTTTCGATGCATACAGACAAGTTACAGAGTTTCAAACGATTCGAACATCACCAGGAAGAAGAGTTACATGTTTTGGCTGTCGATGATAGTAATATAGATCGGAAAGTTATTGAAAGGTTGTTGAAGATATCTTCATGTAAAGTAACAGCAGTTGATAGTGGGAAAAGAGCATTGCAATTGCTTGGATTAGATGTTGATTACAACAAAACATGTTCATCATCTGGAGCATTGAAAGTTAATATGATTATTACTGATTACTGGATGCCTGGTATGACTGGTTACGAGTTATTGAAAAAGATTAAAGAGTCTTCATTGTTTAAAGAAATTCCAGTTGTGATTatgtcttccgagaatgttttgCCAAGGATTAACCGCTGTTTGGAAGAAGGTGCTGAAGATTTTTTGGTTAAACCTGTTCAACTTTCCGATGTTAAGAGATTGAAGAATCATATTATCAGGGATGATTATCTTCATCAGCAACATCAAATCATGGCGGATATTAAAGACTCTGCAATCTCtaataaaagaaaattgaatgATTCATCAAGTGATCTTATCGATATTGTTCCTTCATCACCGGTGTCAACAATATCATCACCAGTGTCAACAATTTCTTCGCCATCATCGACGTTATCTTCACCAACATCAACAATTTCATCAATTTCAATGGCATCGTCGACGAAATCATCTATGATTGAATCACCATCAAGAAGATTTAGACCTACTACTGATGAAATTCTGTCTTTAATTTGa